The DNA window TCGACCAATAAGATTCCAAACAGAGTAGATACCAACCTTACATTATAGATTGAGATGCTTCCTCATCATCGATTGAAAGCATATTCTACGCTACTCCTTGCTTATCGCCACAACTCTGGCAATAGACCGCACCCTCAGGGATCTCTCTGCCACATTCCTCACAGTAATGGTGAGATGGTAAAATCTTACCGCAACTTACACAGTATCTATTAGATTTCGCATTCAAAACGCCGCAGCTTGGACAGACAGATTGAGCCTCCAAACCTCTATCTGCCTTTAATATTCTAGGCTCAGCCTCCTCCCTTCCAGAGAACACAGGCATATACAACATACCCTTTCTACGTCTGGTAAAAAGTAGGATGGCGACAAGAATCGTAACGAGGACTCCTGATCCTATGAGCAGTATTCCTCCTGAACTACTGCCGTTCCGCCCATCACCTTCTCGACCATCCTCCTCCAATGTTTCTACGATAATTGTCTTGGGCGCTATCTTTTCGCCGTTAGGCATCGTCAATAATTCACCATATCTTTCAGAGTCGAGTTCAAGTGAAGCTACCTCATCTTTCCTGATTGAGGCATTGTAATACTGGATGGAACCCGTTTTGGTCGTCAATATGTGGAAGCCACCTTCCATAATTCCCTTAATTCTCACATAGTATTTTCCTTCTGGTAAAGTGAGATACCAGAAGAAGTCGGATCTTGACCTCTGGTTTATGTATAGTTGGGCTCCTTCTATGTCAGAGACAATTCTTCCATCTAAGAGCCCAACATGTTTTCCCTTATCATTGTAAACGTCAATAAAGACTGGGCATTCAAATATTGTTTGTCCAGTACGAGTCTTTATAGATGCTGGCAGTGGTGCTGTATCGGTTTTATCAGTTTTCGACTCTGGCTTCAGCGGTGGATAGAATGGGTTGCCACTTGAAGTACCAGTCTCTGGAGGGACAACATATTTGACTCCCAATTCTTTCATCTCCAGATTCCAATATACCGCTCCGCCTACTATAGGAAATGCGTACCAGAATGGGTCGCCAAGCTTCCATTCTGGGTCACCGTAAGCATTCATGTAGACTCCTTCGTATGGTGGAGCCAGGTTAGCATAGAAGTAGCAGAAATCTTTGAGAGTGAAACTCTCAGGCTTCTGTTTAGGCCAAGGATCCAAAACTATATTCTTACTATTTGAAGCCCAGTTTCCCTTCTGCCGATAATTGTATAAGACCACGGCATGATGTTCATTACCGAAGAGTGACGTTATAGGTCCAGCGCACCGGACAATAGGCCCGTAATCTATTCCTCTGAGCAGACTCCTCTCAACATCGCTGTAGCCAATTCCAAACCTTAACTTCGTCAGAAACCTCAGAGTCTTTGAAGTATATCCTGGACAGTTGTATCCATTACTGACCGTGAAGACCTCATCGCCGATGCGAACATTCTTACAGAAAAGGATGTTATTCAGCGCTCCATATTCCATGTCGGCTGGAGGCTTCGAATTCGGCCAGTGCTTATAATATTCTTCCTCTACTGCTTTCCTGTTGGATGGTACAGAATCGCCCCTCTTGAAAAGTTCTATAATACTGTCGAATTGTTTCTGAGTAGGCTCGACTGGCGACTCATAAACTGTCAACGTGACTGTGTCTGCAATTCCTGGATATTGTGGAAAACCGTAGTACACCGGATTGACACCTACCTTGACCGTGTATGTGCCTGGCAGATAGGGTGCAAAAGGTTTGAACGAATATAAACCGTTTGAATCTGTTCTGATTTGTCTTTTAACTTCACCGCCGAAGCCAACTGATCTACTCAATCCATTTGGAAATGTGAATGTTGATAAGAAACTTATCTCCTTTACAACTTCGTATTTTCCACCTGTATAAGTGTTCGTCTTCTCATCATAGTTGTATGTTCCCTTGACAAGGCTCTCTATCCTCACTGTCAACAAGACCCTCTCACCAGACTCATACCTTTTATCTTCCTTATCACATGTTAACGAGATTCTCATCGGCGGCTGTACCTCTAATGTAGGAGTAGGCTGAGATTCTTGGAGCTCTCTTGATAGGCGACTACTCCAATTCCTAATCGCTGTTAAACCTGCGTCTCGGCATGGGGTCACCGGATCCAAGAACTCGATTCTGGCTCCAGTTGAGTCGATGAATGAAGTTGGATAATTACCTTCATACCATGTTGAGCTGAAAAAGGCAACTGCAGACTTGATCCTGAACATTGAACATAATATTCTCGTCTTAAGGTTCTCGCCGGGATATGAGCCTGTGACAATCCATGTGGAAGATTCATCACCATACTTCTCAGTCTTATCATCTGTGAAGGTCAACCCACTAGCCTGCTCTCCAGTAATCGCCTGTTCCTTCAGACCCTTCAAATTTGGACTATTTTGAGCATATTCTGAAGACGCGACAGCTTCATTGGGAAAGATGAACAGTGCCGCAACCATGACTTCATGTGGTTTAGCCAACTCTATCCTTGAGCTTCCATCGGAGAAGATCCTTCTCAATCGAAAACTACGATCATAACCTGAATAGTAATCACATTGAGGCTTCGTCTTCCAACTTGCAGCAATCATACGAAAGAATGTAGAGGATCTGCCGGGAAAGTCCTCAGGATTTCTGCCGGTTTGAAAAAAATTTAATCCACTGATTGGATTCTTAGCGTATCCTTGAAGTTCATCCGGCATATCCGTTGGATTGAATGCCAACTTTGAACAGTCGACCTGGTCACCATGAACAACACCTGAAATGTCTAGGAGTAAAACAGAAAGTAGAGCGGCGACTGCCAGTTTGTAGATTAGACCTTTGAGATTGAGACTTAATAGCATAGAATCTACTCATGGGATTGGTCAGTAAACTTTTGTTTAAAGTAAAGTTATGGCGCCTATTAAGATTTATGTGAATTTACTTGCATCTATTGATTTCTCAAGATCTATCTTTATGGGATCCTATGGAGCCCGAAAACGTCAAATTCTTTGTCGAAAGTGAAGATTTCATGAATGCCTTGTTTCTGGGCTAGTCTTATGCTTGTGCAATCTGTCAAGCTGAGATCCAGCTCTTTGAAATCTTTGAAAAGTTTCCATGATTCTGTGAAAGTGTTTTCGTCGACTTTGAGGATAACGATCGATTTCGATGTTAGAATCGCCTCTCCAAGTTCGACAGCCGCCTTATGACTGCGCGTTCTCATCCGACATGTTGTGACAGCCTCATCCACTATGTAGTCGGAACAGTATAGCTTTGTGTAAGGTAGCTCCCCTGAAGCTATTTTGTTGAAGATTTCTAGTGTCTCTTTGTGGTATCGGTCATCTCTATTATGTCTGGCGATGAATGGCCCGCTGTCTATGAACAATTTCATTTCCCCATCACTTGTAGATTGTTTCATCCACCTTCGTGGATGCCTCTTCATCTCCATAAGAGATCGCGGTGAGCTTGAATATCGGGTCGCTTGGTTCGATCCCTGACTTTTCCTCGGTCCACTTTAGAATAGCCTCTTTGACAGCTTCACGGATGCTTATATCGAGTTTCTTAACTGTCTCAACTAGCCTCTTATATTCATCTTGTGATAGAATTGTCTGAACAATCTTTTTTTGCATCTTTTTTCACATCAACATATAGATTACTAAAAAACATATAAAAACTTATCCCAATATGACTATATCATCCAGCAGTTCAATATGCCCCAAACTTTCAAAGCCACAATGAATGATTCTGCGTTTATAATAGGCCACAATCCCATTCTCTACAGAATATTGACAGCTTACCCAAAAATCTAAATCTATTGTTCCAATATAGTAGATGATTAAAAATAAAATTTAATTAATCTGATAGTAGCAAAAAATCTTTAATATTTTTTAAAAAAAAATATTTTTAATGTGTAGCCTTCACTGGTAATGTATGAGATCTTTCTTCTCAAGAGTTTCCTGGAGTGTCGTCATAGCTCGATTCACGTCTTCCTGCCTCTTAGCACCTGTGATCACGAATTTTCCACTTGTAAATAGTAGAATGACTACCTCAGGATCACCCATCCGATATATCAGGCCTGGAAACTGTTCAGGTTCATATATCGTTCCTCTCAGTGAATAGGCTGACTCCTCCAGATCCACTACACCACCCAAGCCCCCTGAAGCAACTATGTTCTGGATCTGAATCTCAGGATCCCGCCTTATCTCTATTCCACCCTGCTTCAGATCCTCCATAACCTTCATCACAGCCCTTCTAGCCTGCCTCTCAGACTTCGCGCCGATACAAACCATCTTACCTGAACCGAATATGAGGGCTACAGTCTTAGGCTTCTTAAGCCTGTAAACGAGACCTGAGAAATGCCCCGGCCTATATACTACTCCCTGAAAAGTTTGGGCTATAGATGTTAGGTCGAGAACTTGATTCATAGAGGCTGAAGCCACAACATTCTCTATATTCACGAAAGTCTTCCCCAATCCCCACACCTCTAAACAACCACCAATACTAGAAAGACAACAGAATATTCGGTGACACTTCTTCTTAAATTAACTGTAACCGAGAATAGTCGATGATGGTTACTTGATCTGGCTGGGAAAGAAAATTAGACTATATGTAATATTCAAGTCTTTTCATTATAATCCCAGACGCTTCCTCAAGTCCTCAACATACTCCAGAAGAGTCCAGTTCTCATGCTCAATAAACTCCGATCCAATCCTGCTGCACAGAGTTTTTACGATGAGTCGTTCAATGACTCGTGTGCTGGCGGCGCCAAAAACACTTTCAAGAGTCTCATGCAGAACCTCGAGCCTATTAGGAATCTCGTCACGTTTAACTTGATACCGCCTCTCAATATGGGAGTATAGAGCCTGCCTGGCGATCTCGCCTAGAACGAGTAGACCATCATCGATGGCCTCAAGCAGACCCTCTTTGAACCTACCCTCGAATACTTCCCCCCCCCAGTCGAATTTACGAGTTTCATCTATAACAGTCACACCAATGGGGTAAGCTTAGGTGAGGGAAAGCCTTTCGAGGTATCCATCTCCACCCCCCACAATAATGTCCTAGGTTTAACCCCATACAGGATCTGGACGCCGTGCTCTCTCACCATCTTCAAGTGAATGTCGGCTATCGAGCTGAGTCTCCTCGCAAGAAGCCTCCTACCAGCCTTAACAAGATATATGAGCGTTGAGGAATATTCCCTAACATAGGACGAGAGAACGTTCATGAATCTTTCACATCCTACCTCACCATACCAATTCACCAACGTATCTGAACCTACAATGCACAATATTCCGGCTCCCATCCTATGAGTGAGTTCCTCGAGTCTATCCATGATAGTCCGGAGGTCATCGTTCAAACTCGCCCCCTCCAGCCTAAGGATATTCGGCATATCCCTACCAATCCTTTGAAAACTTGAAATCGATACATATTCTTGAAACTCCTCTTCAGAGAGCCCGTAGCTGAATCCCAATTTCCTGAGCATATCATAGTTCACCCCACTTGAAGGCAACAAGTATACTCCTCTACATTGAGCTGCGAAGTTGACTGCCATCGGAGCTACGACAGTATGATATGCGATCGTAGGGGTCTTCTCATCGATCTCAAGCATGATCGAGGAACCTCTAGGGACCCCGCCACCCAGCATAATGTCCAAGTCAGATGAACCTGTCGAGAACATCCCCTGAGGGTCTGGGATGGGCTTGAATCTCCTAGGCTGCTCGACAGGTTTGACTGTGAATGGTGGGATGGTTTTGAATCCGCCTCTGAGTGTAAAAACAAGTTTCCTCTCTGTGATTTCTGTCGACCTGATCTTGATAATAGTCAGGTCCCTGAGCAGCCGCTCATCTAACTCTTTCGCCCCGACCTTAATGACCCCGTCGGCGACAAACTCCTCCAAACCAAAACTTAACCTATTCTCACCGATCGGAATCTCCTCAACCATGATTGTTGTGCAACCCATCCTGCGTACAAGCCGGCTCAGAATAGTCTGCACTATGATCCTCACCTCTATAGGTTCCTTCAGGGCTTGAGCCAAGGCTGTGAAAGAGTCTATAACAAGCCGTTCAGCCCCAACACCCTCAACCTCACCCAACATCATGTCCAAATATGCTGATACACCACGATCCCTAACAGCGACGAAGTCTAGAATCCTGATCTTGTCGCCTTCTACAAAGCTTTTGACGTCACATCCAAGATGTCTCGAAACATTCTTGATGAGCAGCTCCTTCTCCTCAGCAACTGAAACGTATACGCCAGGCTCATCAGCCTCAGCGCCTTTAACAAGAAATTGCATTGAGAATACTGTCTTACCTGTGCCTGGGTTGCCTGCAAGAAGTATCAGGCTACCCCTAGGGAAGCCCCCTCCAGTCACAGCGTCCAAGCCGTCTACGCCGGAGGAAATCCTCTCAGACAAGACGACGACAAACCTCTAATTGGATATGTTGTTGAAAGAGCTATACAAGCCTTGCCATCCAGAGAACTCAGTCCACAATTGTACATTGTGGGGATAGATTGAAGTCGATTCTTAATAATCATCGGCGCCCCAAAAATTACATCTAGAATGACAGGCGTATGGAGGTGAATGACATTAAATAAAATGTTTTCATGCACAATCTTGAGCATATCGACTGAAATGGGGAATTACTGCAAAAATGTTTTAAGTCAGCTCTAAACAATTTAAAAATCTTGTCAGGAGAGCTGGAAGTGGCCTCCAAAAGAACAGCCTGAACGTGATTGGCCTCCGCTATAAATAAAGGCGAGGGAAGATTCTAAGGATGAGTGAAGATACGTTAGATTCGGAACCATCTCCGAGGCCAAGCATAGATCCCATCCTCAACAGATCCTATTCGGTTTAAACGCTCTTTTGGAATAGAAGGTAAGTCTTGAAGATGAAAAAACCCCGCACAAGAAAAAAGACTGGAGATAAGAGAAGACGAATTGTGAAAGTAAAGCCCCCATTAATGCCTGAGGTCCTAAACAATATGTTGGACTGTGTAGCAGTAATCGATGAAGACTATACATACCAATATTTGAATAGGGCTGCTGAGCGTTTATTCGGAAACGTGGTTGGAGAGAAATGTTACAGAGTCACAAGAAAACTTGAGAGTCCATGCCATCATAAAGGCATAAGATGCGAAGTGCATGAACTCCTCGAGAAGAACTACGGATTCTTCGAAGAAACAAGACAGGCAGAGACCTCAACCGGCAAAGTCTTCCATGTGCGAGCCAGCCCAATAAGTAAAGTTGGAGGGAAGAGGGGGGTAGTCGTTGTATTCAGGGATGTGACTGAACAGCAAAAAAATATTGAGATGCTGGAGAGTCTCAGGAGGGAACTTCAAGAGAAAATAAATTTGATGCAGCAAGTAATAGACAACATTCCAAGCCCGAT is part of the Candidatus Bathyarchaeota archaeon genome and encodes:
- a CDS encoding zinc ribbon domain-containing protein is translated as MLLSLNLKGLIYKLAVAALLSVLLLDISGVVHGDQVDCSKLAFNPTDMPDELQGYAKNPISGLNFFQTGRNPEDFPGRSSTFFRMIAASWKTKPQCDYYSGYDRSFRLRRIFSDGSSRIELAKPHEVMVAALFIFPNEAVASSEYAQNSPNLKGLKEQAITGEQASGLTFTDDKTEKYGDESSTWIVTGSYPGENLKTRILCSMFRIKSAVAFFSSTWYEGNYPTSFIDSTGARIEFLDPVTPCRDAGLTAIRNWSSRLSRELQESQPTPTLEVQPPMRISLTCDKEDKRYESGERVLLTVRIESLVKGTYNYDEKTNTYTGGKYEVVKEISFLSTFTFPNGLSRSVGFGGEVKRQIRTDSNGLYSFKPFAPYLPGTYTVKVGVNPVYYGFPQYPGIADTVTLTVYESPVEPTQKQFDSIIELFKRGDSVPSNRKAVEEEYYKHWPNSKPPADMEYGALNNILFCKNVRIGDEVFTVSNGYNCPGYTSKTLRFLTKLRFGIGYSDVERSLLRGIDYGPIVRCAGPITSLFGNEHHAVVLYNYRQKGNWASNSKNIVLDPWPKQKPESFTLKDFCYFYANLAPPYEGVYMNAYGDPEWKLGDPFWYAFPIVGGAVYWNLEMKELGVKYVVPPETGTSSGNPFYPPLKPESKTDKTDTAPLPASIKTRTGQTIFECPVFIDVYNDKGKHVGLLDGRIVSDIEGAQLYINQRSRSDFFWYLTLPEGKYYVRIKGIMEGGFHILTTKTGSIQYYNASIRKDEVASLELDSERYGELLTMPNGEKIAPKTIIVETLEEDGREGDGRNGSSSGGILLIGSGVLVTILVAILLFTRRRKGMLYMPVFSGREEAEPRILKADRGLEAQSVCPSCGVLNAKSNRYCVSCGKILPSHHYCEECGREIPEGAVYCQSCGDKQGVA
- a CDS encoding type II toxin-antitoxin system VapC family toxin, whose product is MKLFIDSGPFIARHNRDDRYHKETLEIFNKIASGELPYTKLYCSDYIVDEAVTTCRMRTRSHKAAVELGEAILTSKSIVILKVDENTFTESWKLFKDFKELDLSLTDCTSIRLAQKQGIHEIFTFDKEFDVFGLHRIP
- a CDS encoding TATA-box-binding protein; this encodes MNQVLDLTSIAQTFQGVVYRPGHFSGLVYRLKKPKTVALIFGSGKMVCIGAKSERQARRAVMKVMEDLKQGGIEIRRDPEIQIQNIVASGGLGGVVDLEESAYSLRGTIYEPEQFPGLIYRMGDPEVVILLFTSGKFVITGAKRQEDVNRAMTTLQETLEKKDLIHYQ